In Streptomyces showdoensis, the following proteins share a genomic window:
- a CDS encoding LapA family protein: protein MSRHSEKAHAPPTVTVKGRDVRLRTLGLLVLAVLAIWFIAANTGSVTIRLWIPEVTLPLWIVLTVTLLVGVIMGMFIAYRRSARR, encoded by the coding sequence ATGTCCCGGCACTCCGAGAAGGCGCACGCACCGCCCACCGTGACGGTCAAGGGGCGGGACGTCCGACTCCGCACCCTCGGCCTGCTGGTGCTCGCGGTCCTGGCCATCTGGTTCATCGCCGCCAACACCGGCTCGGTCACCATCCGCCTCTGGATCCCCGAGGTCACGCTGCCCCTCTGGATCGTCCTGACGGTCACCCTGCTCGTCGGCGTCATCATGGGCATGTTCATCGCCTACCGCCGCAGCGCCCGCCGCTGA
- a CDS encoding YhjD/YihY/BrkB family envelope integrity protein has protein sequence MSLAARMRGIRSAAERRFPVLSELTGRLVGGNLLDAATRLAAQAFLAAVPLLFALAAFAPLGVRDQLQDSLRAMFGLTGQGDTELRQVLEGSTAESLRETTGILGALVALVSATSFSRAMARVCERAWGLPKAGTRIAAWRWTVWLLALCLVVLFQAPLRDGFGAGAWLGMPLYFLVGVGVWLWTQHLLLAKRVAWLPLLPGSLLAAGATTALALTARLYMPGAVNRALEEYGSLGLVLTMLSWLIGVCAALTFAVTIGAVLAQEPPLDRYLGTRRRDG, from the coding sequence ATGTCGTTGGCGGCCCGGATGCGCGGCATCCGGAGTGCGGCCGAGCGCCGCTTCCCCGTGCTCTCGGAACTGACGGGCCGACTGGTGGGCGGGAACCTCCTCGACGCGGCCACCCGGCTCGCGGCCCAGGCCTTCCTGGCCGCCGTGCCCCTCCTCTTCGCCCTGGCGGCCTTCGCCCCGCTCGGCGTGCGCGACCAGCTGCAGGACTCCCTGCGGGCGATGTTCGGGCTGACGGGCCAGGGCGACACCGAGCTGCGGCAGGTCCTGGAGGGTTCTACCGCCGAGAGCCTGCGGGAGACCACGGGGATCCTCGGCGCGCTCGTGGCCCTGGTCTCGGCCACCAGCTTCAGCCGCGCCATGGCCCGGGTCTGCGAGCGGGCCTGGGGGCTGCCCAAGGCGGGGACCCGGATCGCGGCCTGGCGGTGGACCGTGTGGCTGCTCGCCCTGTGCCTGGTGGTGCTGTTCCAGGCCCCGCTCCGGGACGGCTTCGGCGCCGGGGCGTGGCTGGGCATGCCGCTGTACTTCCTCGTGGGCGTCGGGGTGTGGCTCTGGACCCAGCACCTCCTGCTCGCCAAACGCGTCGCCTGGCTGCCCCTGCTGCCCGGCTCGCTCCTGGCCGCCGGGGCGACCACGGCCCTCGCCCTGACGGCCCGTCTCTACATGCCGGGCGCGGTCAACAGGGCGCTGGAGGAGTACGGTTCCCTGGGCCTGGTCCTGACGATGCTGTCGTGGCTCATCGGGGTGTGCGCCGCCCTCACCTTCGCGGTCACGATCGGCGCCGTACTGGCCCAGGAGCCGCCCCTCGACCGCTATCTCGGGACCCGGCGCCGCGACGGCTGA
- a CDS encoding LysR family transcriptional regulator, protein MHLEFRHLRVLLTVAEAGSIRKAAARLQLSQPATSAQLKRIEHELGGPLFVRSAEGVQPNENGQYVLRCARDLVVGFDRLREHARSTAEADRETAAPLRAGGTAGPLVSLLIPTLFELVPDRRISIDARRSVHTLVKTLSQGKCDIAVFGEFPGFPLPVGESVATRTLLREPVFVLLAEDHPLARRETVGLRELRDEEWVMPEADESGVHAYLHLTCQSAGFTPRITHVTSDLSVARILVAGRRAVCGVWPTADVPPEGTVQRPLADVPFHRRLQLAWNTGTVPPGLADAVGERLLAAYLSLVRQRPPYQAWWEGGGSEFALGADG, encoded by the coding sequence ATGCACCTCGAGTTCCGGCACCTCCGTGTCCTGCTCACCGTCGCCGAGGCCGGCAGCATCCGCAAAGCGGCCGCGCGGCTGCAGCTGTCCCAGCCGGCCACGAGCGCCCAGTTGAAGCGGATCGAGCACGAGCTGGGCGGCCCGCTCTTCGTCCGCAGCGCCGAGGGGGTGCAGCCGAACGAGAACGGGCAGTACGTGCTGCGCTGCGCACGTGACCTGGTGGTCGGCTTCGACCGGCTGCGCGAGCACGCGCGGTCGACCGCCGAGGCCGACCGCGAGACCGCCGCGCCGCTGCGGGCCGGCGGGACCGCCGGCCCCCTCGTCTCGCTGCTGATCCCCACCCTCTTCGAGCTCGTCCCGGACCGCCGTATCAGCATCGACGCCCGCCGTTCGGTGCACACCCTCGTGAAGACCCTGAGTCAGGGCAAGTGCGATATCGCGGTGTTCGGCGAGTTCCCGGGTTTCCCCCTTCCCGTCGGCGAATCCGTCGCGACCCGCACCCTGCTCCGCGAGCCGGTCTTCGTCCTGCTCGCGGAGGACCATCCCCTGGCCCGCCGGGAGACCGTCGGTCTGCGCGAACTCAGGGACGAGGAATGGGTCATGCCGGAGGCCGACGAGAGCGGGGTGCACGCCTACCTCCATCTCACCTGCCAGTCGGCGGGCTTCACCCCGCGCATCACCCATGTGACCTCGGACCTGTCCGTGGCGCGCATCCTGGTGGCCGGCCGGCGGGCGGTCTGCGGGGTGTGGCCGACCGCCGACGTCCCGCCGGAGGGCACCGTGCAGCGGCCGCTGGCCGACGTCCCGTTCCACCGGCGGCTGCAGCTCGCCTGGAACACGGGCACCGTCCCACCCGGACTCGCGGACGCGGTGGGCGAACGCCTGCTGGCCGCCTACCTGTCGCTGGTGCGGCAGCGCCCGCCCTATCAGGCCTGGTGGGAGGGGGGCGGCTCGGAGTTCGCGCTCGGCGCGGACGGGTGA
- a CDS encoding M4 family metallopeptidase, giving the protein MPRPLLALSTMVAAGVLTTGALAAPATAQPQAAPHGISVRDTAIARAQAHVHRHADTFGFGAGQALQVKDVVIDADGTQHVRFERTYRGLPVVGGDFVVHQKADGSLKGSSHARARKVALTSVTPAVDAKGTAAGALQRSRGLVRSARSTPELIVWAADGTARLAWRTTVQGLGDKGQPHGEVFVTDARSGAAIENYDAEREATGTGHSEYTGDVAIDTTQQADGTFALIDPTRKHVTKDARNVSASSLNSSSGTLFTDADNVWGDGRKFSTDRSTAAVDAHVNTAKTFDYYKSTFGRNGIKNDGRGATVFVHVGTNWDNAQWSDSCFCMMTGDGDGTTDPEQVDLDTMGHEMTHGVTSATANLRYSGESGGLNEATSDILGTMVEWYANNPVDTPDYLFSDQSTPPWLRRFDKPSLDGRSADYWSKSVGRLDVHNSSGVGNHWFYLASEGSGSKTINGVTYNSPTYNGSTVTGIGNKKASAIWYRALTVYMTSTTDYKGARTATLNAAKDLYGATSTEYATVAAAWSAVNVA; this is encoded by the coding sequence ATGCCCCGTCCCCTGCTTGCCCTCTCCACGATGGTCGCCGCCGGTGTCCTCACCACCGGCGCCCTGGCCGCCCCCGCCACCGCGCAGCCCCAGGCCGCCCCGCACGGCATATCGGTCCGCGACACGGCGATAGCCCGGGCCCAGGCGCACGTGCACCGGCACGCCGACACCTTCGGCTTCGGAGCGGGCCAGGCCCTCCAGGTCAAGGACGTCGTCATCGACGCCGACGGCACCCAGCACGTGCGCTTCGAGCGCACCTACCGCGGCCTCCCCGTCGTCGGCGGCGACTTCGTCGTCCACCAGAAGGCCGACGGCTCGCTCAAGGGCTCCAGCCACGCCCGGGCCCGCAAGGTCGCGCTCACCTCCGTCACCCCCGCCGTGGACGCGAAGGGCACCGCCGCCGGCGCCCTGCAGCGCTCCCGCGGCCTGGTGCGCAGCGCCCGCTCCACCCCCGAGCTGATCGTGTGGGCCGCCGACGGCACCGCGCGCCTCGCCTGGCGCACCACCGTGCAGGGCCTGGGCGACAAGGGCCAGCCGCACGGCGAGGTCTTCGTCACCGACGCCCGGAGCGGCGCGGCGATCGAGAACTACGACGCCGAGCGCGAGGCGACCGGCACCGGCCACTCCGAGTACACCGGCGACGTCGCCATCGACACCACCCAGCAGGCCGACGGCACCTTCGCGCTGATCGACCCGACCCGCAAGCACGTCACCAAGGACGCGCGCAACGTCTCCGCCTCCTCCCTGAACAGCTCCTCGGGCACGCTGTTCACCGACGCCGACAACGTCTGGGGCGACGGCCGGAAGTTCTCCACCGACCGCTCCACCGCCGCCGTCGACGCGCACGTGAACACGGCGAAGACCTTCGACTACTACAAGAGCACCTTCGGCCGGAACGGCATCAAGAACGACGGCCGCGGCGCCACCGTCTTCGTCCACGTCGGCACCAACTGGGACAACGCCCAGTGGTCGGACTCCTGCTTCTGCATGATGACCGGCGACGGCGACGGCACCACCGACCCCGAGCAGGTCGACCTCGACACCATGGGCCACGAGATGACCCACGGCGTCACCTCCGCCACCGCCAACCTGCGCTACAGCGGCGAGTCCGGCGGCCTCAACGAGGCCACCAGCGACATCCTCGGCACGATGGTCGAGTGGTACGCCAACAACCCGGTCGACACCCCGGACTACCTCTTCAGCGACCAGTCCACCCCGCCGTGGCTGCGCCGTTTCGACAAGCCCTCCCTGGACGGCCGCTCCGCCGACTACTGGTCGAAGTCCGTCGGCCGGCTCGACGTGCACAACTCCTCCGGCGTCGGCAACCACTGGTTCTACCTGGCGAGCGAGGGCAGCGGCAGCAAGACGATCAACGGCGTCACCTACAACAGCCCGACCTACAACGGCTCCACCGTCACCGGCATCGGCAACAAGAAGGCCTCCGCCATCTGGTACCGGGCGCTGACCGTCTACATGACCTCCACCACGGACTACAAGGGCGCCCGCACCGCGACCCTGAACGCGGCGAAGGACCTGTACGGCGCCACCAGCACCGAGTACGCCACCGTGGCGGCCGCCTGGAGCGCGGTCAACGTCGCCTGA